The nucleotide window aataaatatctcattttaattgACCTAAGCCTAATCACTCTTTCATAATTCTAGGTACACACAGCCCCCTACAGATCTATGGGATTGGTTTGAATCCTTCCTTGATGATGAAGAGGTATGTCAACAAGGGTAATAGTTTTCTTCTGATTACTCtcattttttaataatcttttatatATTGGTGGTTTAACGTCTTCCAGAATTTTCTGTGCTTAAATTTATTTCACTCACATACTTTTGGAATTAATGTCCTATTATTAAGATTGGGGTGGATTTTATATGTCTTAGGTTAAACTTCTTAAGTTTGATTCTCACATTTCAAAATTGTTTATATGTATTTTGGTAActattaaaaattttctcttcctAATTGTGTTCTGTGTGTTGTACTGATCTTGACTTGTACAGTTGatagtgagtttttaaaattggCCATGCTCAAGATTGAGATGGTAAGACATGCACATAGAAATATTAAttactgggtttttttctggAACTCTTCAGTTCTTTATCCTGTAACTTCTTCCAAACATTAATACTCCCACTTGCATAGGAATGCAGAATTGAGCTGGGTGGAACTTAAATAGGCTGAAAGTTTAGATGATTTGTTTGAGGTGATCAAAATATTTCAATTCCAGCTTTCTAACTCTTTTATactatacatttttataaagttagAAGGAAACCTTCTCTTTAatagtttagaatttttttaaattataaaactagCTTGCCATTCAAGCTTAATAAGGTTGAGCTTGTTACATATGTTCAGAAAGTTACGTTAGAAAACATTACTGTGTCAGATTTAAACCATACATGTATTAAAGTCCAAGATCTCAAAAGGATCTTAACAATGAGCACTATTTTCCATATATCAATCCCCACCACTACTTTATGTTTTAAGGTTCATAAAGTAAACTGAGTGGTGTTTTAGTCGACCTGTTTAAAACGTTTATCCAAAGAATTGGTTGAATTAAAGGATAGTTCTAATGGAAATCTTTCTagtgtgtttttattattacatgCGTAGCTAAAAAAATCTCACTCGTGTAGACATGGAgaatttttctctgcatttttttggCCTATTTACGAGCTGTTTAATATCTCAGAAGAGGCCAAAAGTGTGTTAGGTGATAAATCACAATctataaagttttttctttttaggtgagATTTTGCAGGCTGAGGCACTTTTCCcttctatatttaaaaagcatGTCCCGCTTCATAATTGGTATTAGGCTTGTTTCTGAATGCTTCTGTTTAATCTGTTTTTTATTGTGTTTACAAACCTGAGGCTCTCTGTTTAAGCTAacttattgttttcttccttagatATCTGCAGCGATTATATTTGGAAATACTGTATATCTGAACACTTAAATGTGTGTGAGTGCAAGCAGTTTTACCTTTAGCTCTTGTTTTCCTGTTTAGATAACAAATCTCACTTTCCTTGTGTGCTTGCACTATAGGTTTGGGACTGACAATAGCTGACTAACATGTCCTGAGCTGTGAGAGGGCATAGCAAGAAGGCCTTCATGCGGTAATGACCCTTTTCAGAGACAATGGTCATCATGGATTATGCGTTTccaattatttgttcatttatttattttctacataactCTAAATTAGAAACCTCACTGCTTCATGGCAGTTGGTTTGCTATTGCTTCCAGTTTTATTAGGGCTTCATTTTATATTAGAGCTGTTAAAAGATAATCTTTAGACAGGAATTGTTTGAAGCAGTTCATATGTAGCTAGGTTACACTGCTAGGAATGATGTGTGCAAACGTGTCCACAGAAATAAAGTATATACTTAGTAGGTAtgtggaatgtaaattgttgaTTGTTCCAAATAGTTTAGTAATGTAGGGGGGTGTTTCATATTCTTGTTAACTGAGTGAAGTCACTTCTCTTTCTGTCCATGAGGCTGCAGGGTTTGTTCTCACCTGCATGCACACACTAAGCCCAGATATTTCTCTGTATCATTCATTACCAGATTAGAAAGGTACACAAATTGAAATTTTTCTGTTagaatttttttgtatttgagaTTCCAAAGATGGTTATATTTTTATAGTATTCTTGTgttttttgagataattttttttgacGGCCAGggtatcttttgtgtttctgtaggACCTAGATGTGAAGGCTGGTGGAGGCTGCGTAATGACCATTGGAGAAATGCTACGGTCTTTTCTCACAAAACTGGAGTGGTTTTCCACTTTGTTTCCAAGAATTCCGGTTCCAGTTCAGAAGAATATCGATCAACAGATTAAAACCCGAccaagaaaaatcaagaaagatggaaaggaaaGCGCTGAGGAAATAGACAGACATGTTGAACGCAGGCGTTCAAGGTGATGTGACTCTTGGgttacacttatttttaaaatatgctttacaCAAAGGTTCTATTTGTCACCTTTTCCCCACTTTCTGCCCTTCAGGGCATTTTCCACAAAATTATGCATCTGTAAATGAGAACAGGCAAATATTTTGCTTTAATTATTCTTGACATGTAACACTGATGGAAGTTAAATTTTTATGgtatgttttattcattcaagtttttttctccccctcccccactttcctaAATATTAGGTCTCCAAGGAGATCACTGAGTCCACGGAGGTCCCCAAGAAGATCCAGAAGTAGAAGCCATCATCGGGAGGGCCATGGGTCTTCTAGTTTTGACCGAgaattagaaagagagaaagaacgcCAGCGACTAGAGCGTGAAgccaaagaaagggaaaaagaaaggcgAAGATCCCGAAGTATTGATCGGGGGCTAGAACGCAGGCATAGCAGGAGTAGGGAAAGACATAGAAGCCGTAGTCGAAGTCGTGATAGGAAAGGGGATAGAAGGGACAGGGAtcgggaaagagagaaagaaaatgagagaggtAGAAGACGAGATCGTGACTATGATAAGGAAAGAGGTAATGACCGAGAAAAGGAGAGGTCAAGAGAACGGTCCAAGGAACGGAGAAGTAGGGGTgaggtagaagaaaagaaatacaaagaagacaaagatgaTAGGCGGCATAGAGATGACAAAAAAGattccaagaaagagaaaaaacatagtagaagtagaagcagagaaagaaaacatagaagtagGAGTAGAAGTAGAAATGCAGGGAAACGAAGTAGAAGTAGGAGCAAAGAGAAATCaagtaaacataaaaatgaaagtaaagaaaaatcaaataaacgGAGTAGAAGTGGCAGTCAAGGAAGAACTGACAGtgttgaaaaatcaagaaaacggGAACATAGCCCCAGCAAAGAAAAATCTAGGAAGCGTAGCAGAAGCAAAGAACGTTCCCACAAACGAGATCACAGTGATAGCAAGGACCAGTCTGACAAACATGATCGCCGAAGGAGCCAAAGCATAGAACCAGAGAGCcaagaaaaacaacataaaaacaaaGAGGAGACTGTGTGAAAATTTTTTGTAAAAGTGGATCACATTGAATCCTATAAATGTTGGGttaaatctgcttttttttttcctcctaagttGAGATTGTGCAGTAGTTACACACTCTTCAAGCTCCCTGTAGGCTgcattttcatttcctcttttgtgtAGGGAAGTGCCTTTGTAATCCCATTTATTGCATTGATGTTTTCACCCAACTGTTGAGTTTGATACATGATGCACAGATTGTTCttgcattttattgtttgtttttgagatgtACAGTCTGTACATATGtcctgaaaatgttttaattccgTTGGCATGGTTGCCATGTTGGTTAAATTTGTATAAGGCAATAAAATGCCactaattctatttttgttttgtaggtGTGGGATTATGGTTTGTGTACTGAAGTTAGCATGACTGTGCTTTTCGTAATAGAATGCTAAAAACTATGAAAATGGATCTTGGATGTCTATCATAGGAGAATTTCATGCTTTCATTGTACATGAAGGCAGCAGTTGTAGGATTAACATTCTTGTCCACTGTATATTATCTTGGAAGGCTCTTGTTAATATGTTAAACCTAATATTCTCCACAATTAACTTTAGAGAGAATTTAGGAGAAGTTAGTTTCTGATGCAGAGGTTTCAATTAGGCTGTGATTTGATCAAAAGTCCTTTTAGCATTCTACCTCAAAGGGACACTATTAGTATGCCTAAAATTTATTCacgtagttttccttttttatttgaaaaaatacatgacaTGTaatctttttcttgaatttttcagAGTTTAAAGTActatataaaaggagaaattaatgtCTAAAGCCTAGTATTCTTGCAGCAACCCTATACTAACGTGAAATTGGGAGAGGGTGGGGCAGATGAGTAGAGAAATAGATGTAAGCCTCAAGCTTCCAAAgcatttttataaatggaaaatactTAAATTATGAAACAGCTTGATAtagtgtcctttttttaaattcaaaacttttttttattgataaTGAAGATTGCTGTTTGAGTTTTTAAACTTAATCTAGAACAGAGAAGTATTAAAAGTAATGCTATGCTGCATTATTTAAGATAATCAGCAAATTATTTGATAGATTGTTCTTATGACTTGTATTCTGATTACAGAGAAGGATCATGAGTGTGGAATAAATACTGGATTAAATCCTTTATCCTGGGTGTCGGCTTTTCCCCATTTGTTAACATTTATAAGGTATTTTTACTGTGGAAATAGAATGTAAGTAGAGTCACACTTTGTGTAGAGGGATATCTTAGCGCCCAGATGACAAGTGAATTTTAAATGTGTAGATAGAATTGGATGTATGTGATAGCCAGTAATCCTTACTACTACAGTTCTTAATGGCAGTTCCCTTTGTCCTTGGGTGTTATGTGTGTCACTAGGTTGTTCCTTGGATTGGATGATTACTTAGTTTCACATCAGAGGTCCTTATTGAGGGACTCTGCACTTGGATTACAtattagaataatttaaaatttggacttgaaggaacttttaaaagataactCATCCATTTCTTTTTAGAACAGAGAAATAGAGGTCCAAAGTGATTTGTTCAGTCATTGCTAGGACTAAAAGTGAGTCTTCCTCACAGTGTATaccatattaacatttttttttatctcaCTGTTCATATTGGCCAACTGATGGGCACCCAGAAGCCACCTTGCAAAAAGTGTTAAATGGGACAAAGGAGTACATTTGGAAAAGTCCTTCATATGTGGGCTTAACATTTGTACCTACCTAACTCCAGAAAAATCTCATTAAATGAAGGAATTCTTCTATGAAAAtgctatgttttttcttttaagagtagAATATTCAGTCATCTTCTAAACTGCGCATCAAGTGAATTAACACTACACATGTAGAAATTAGAAACTTGCTGAGTGATGAAAGCCAATAGatttatctttgaaaattttaGCATACCTAAATGGATGGTGCTACTCCTTTGAATATAGTTCTACCTGAAATATAATTAATTGAGTGGTGTGTTTTGGTAAAAAGtggaaactattttaaatagAAGCGAAAATATCACACAGCAtttcctatgattttttttttaaagtttgcttttGAGGAGTATTTTGGTATATAGAACATGTAAATAATACTACTTAATGCCGGATATATGCATGACTTAATTTGGAGAGTAGCTTTCTAAAAGACTGCAAAAACAAGTGGCTCTGAAAGGTGTCTCAGGATTGTTTCTTGCAATCTGAGaaaacttaaaaagcttttgataGTTTAATATAACTAGCAACCTCcatccagttttctcaactatTAAAATGATTTCACCTTTCCATGTATCAGTATGTTTCATCTGTGTTCTAATGTTCAATTTGCAATTAAATCCTATACATGAGCTAGTATATTATCAGTCTTGAGATTTAAATACAAAATTTGCGTTTTAATACTCCCCTATTTATAATCTATTAGTTGGATTTAGTTCTTCTAAGGTAGTGGTTCTTAACCTGAGTTATAGGCCCCTATTTAGGAATCTAATGAAAGCTACAGATCTTTCAATCTGTGTTAGGTATTTTGTAGTTAGGAATAAACAGCAAATCTGGGACCTGAGAGTGTCCCAAAGGCAATAGCTGCTGGGGTGTTTTTTACTTAAAAGACAaagtgggagggaaaaaaagctaATGGCATTCACTTAATTCCCTTCCCCCTGAAAGTTATTCTTTATGAATAGAAGTAGTTTTTGATTTGAACAGTCGGAAATGAGGCCCAGACACTGGCAGTTTGTAAGTTTTTCAGCTGATTTCTAGTGTGCAGCCTCGATATAAACACTGACTAGTTGGTCAGTTCTCACTGATTATATTGTTCAGCTGGTGGACTTTAAGTTGGTTCTGGTCCTGATCTGATTCTGTCATCTTGTTAATGTTGGATTCAGCCTTGAATGGCTAACCCAATGACAGCATATAAGGTAGAGCTGAAATTATAGGGAAGGAACACTTCCTGATAGTCTCTGAAATTCATCGTATCCTGTGAGATCTTGAACCCTGCAAATAGTTCTGAAGTGGCATTTTTCACTTTAGGATCATTGGCCATCAACATTTGTCAACTGTAGGAAACGACAGCATGAATACAATCAACTGGAAATCTTCACCATTGTAGCTGACTTGAAATCCATTATTCTGTTTCTCAGAGCATTGATAGTTGAATTTCTGTTACATAATCATGATCCATAATGTATTGCACAGGTAAAATGTATtcaggttgggggggggggtcttttCAGCCTACTGGAAAAATGAGTTATACTTGTTCAAGATAAACAGCTGAACTTTTTTGCATTTCATGTAACATATAAGCCATGACGTTTTATTACAAGAATCAGGAaaagtagggaattccctggcaatccagcggttaggactccttgCTCTCGCTGCCGAAGGCctggggtcaatccctggtcggggaactaaaatcccacaagccgcgtggtgcggccaaaagaaGAATACGGAAAATCCTCATGTAAGCTTCCCTAATCTGCAAGCACCTAAAGTCCGCAAATCTGTAAAGCTTGTTTTCCTTTGTCAGTACTTTTTCTAGCCATTCTGAAGCCGAATTATTTCTCTATTGAGTCAGTGGATTTAGCCACCACCCACAAATAAATTCCTAACATTTTGAATAAActaagtgaaaacaaaaaatgacagtGCTTGCCGGCAAGAGAAGTACTCttgccctctctccttccctcctattTAGAAATTCTGAAATCACCAGTGTCCTTGATATTCAATAGTACCAAAAGAGGAAATTTCTTAGATGCTGGACTCATCTAAGCCAATCCAAGTACTGATCCAGTGAACATTTCTTCCGGAATGAAGTGCTCTGTCTCTGACCCCTTTCTGGGAAATTGCATTATACTGAGCCTTGTGTAGGGACCACCACTGATTTGTAGATGtgctggttatctatttcttGGCTCCTAAGTCCACCCTTCATTGCTCTGCTTTGTGATACAGGAGCTAAGccctttaaatatttctcttttgcttGCTGGCAAGTTTTGTTAAGCTTGTCAGAAGATGCTGAAGGGATGCTGCAGAAGAAAGGAGCTTCTCTTCCTGGttcttgtgtgttttcttttttcttgcttttgcagTGTGTGGGGGCCAGTGGCATGTAGGACACCCAGTGGCACCTCAAAAGAGGGTGTTTCCCAGCAGGTCCATTGGTCCCCCCGCCGGCTTCCCAGCATGTCTTGGTGCACCAGCTGGCAACTTCCCAATAAGTCTCGGCACACCCAGTGGGGTGCCTTCCTAACTAGTTTTGTTGACAACGCCCTCCTCTCCAGCCCTGGGCTTCAGTGGGTCGCAGCCGCACCCTCTCCAACAAAATCTGAATCTCAGCCTTGCAATGGAAACTTCAAAATTGGCTCCTTCGTTGGGTCCTCTGCCTCAGTCCTAGAGGTAGTGGCTGCTCCTATAGCCGCTATTTCTGTATTCTTAAGAGCTTTCTTTACCCTTAGTAATTAATCCCCTGTTGCTTGTTAGTAattctttatataaaattttccttGTTCAAATTACTGTGTGTTTTCTGTATCCCCCCTGACTGATACCGTGGATTAAGATACCAGTCATAAGGGAGCCACTTCATTAGTTTGGTTGATAACCCCTGATGTAGTCCAGTATAAAGGACTCAACCCAGTAAATTTGTTGAGAATTATGTAAATGAATCAGACTGGCCCCTTCTAGAATTTTGACTGAGAGCTAAAAATTGTCCAATCCTTAGAAGAATGAACAAGACTTGTATAGCTGTGATGTGAAGAGGCTCATGTGAAAGAGATACCACGATAAATAACTACCCTGAAGCTGCCTCGCTTCTTGCTGGCTTtctagtgttttttgttttccagtatGGTCAGTGGGTATTCTTGCAATTCCTCTGTTTCCCATAAGATAGCCTGAGTTTCTCTTCCTTGGAACCATGAGCCTAACTCTAGTTTGTTCTATTGTAACCACCAGGGATCCCTGATCAGTGAAGGTCTTCCTGTCAATTTCCTTGACATTTAATTCTTATCTGTCTGCACTCGGCACCAGTAAGAAAATGTCATCTACTTGATTGGACTTGGCAAGGAAGTCAAAAAAGAAGTCCTAGGTACAATTCCTTTTCCTTGGTAGAAATGGTCTCCCCAAAAGCAAAAGGGGGAGGTACAGGTATAGTGGAAGGATGGAGTATGAATGAGGACAACCGTAAATCTCATAGTGTCCAGTCTTTTCCTGGACAATCAAGTCTACTCTGTATTCCTTCTGTATCACTaaacaattctttttatttcccctaCAATGGGTATTTCAAAGCTTCACTAGTTTCTTAAGTCCCCTACTCCACCTCCATACTCATACTCACTTCACGTAGAGACTATCAAGTGGAAAGTCCCTATACTTGCTGCCTTCTCTTCCCCAAACTATAAGATTAGCTGCAGTCACCTCTATCCCATTTTCCTCCTTACTTCTCTCTATCCTTCTGTTAAATGTTGCAAATTCTGCCCTAAGCTTATGCCTTATGCTTATACCTTATTCATTCATTGGTGTGGCAGAGACTGCCCACTGTTAAGTCtccattcttcccttcttccatAGCAATAGAATTTTTTGACTGTgtatgcctttttcttttttcctttcagctcAGTTGACATAGCCATGAGACCAACTTCTGACCAACAGGATGTAAGTGGCAGAAGGAACCTTTCTTAAGAGCTTACTGGCATATAGTTCatcttttccctctccccttaCTGAATTCTGCTGCTTAGAAATTTGATATGATACCTGGAGCTTTATCTTGAATCAATAAAAAGAAGGCCTCATTCTAGAGATGAGCAACTAAAGaattgaaaggagcctgggtctctGACTCCATGGACTAGAATTGCCATACACTCCTGGATGCTCTGCTCCAATATTTTATATCAGAAAGAAACTTCCGTTTAAGCCACTTTCTTTACAGGTTTTCTGTCACTCTCAGCGAAACAAATCCTAGCGTTACAGATTTGAAATCTGGAATTGTATACTAagtaacaaaaactaaaatatttaacattagcTTAGTAAAGGAGGTTAGATGTCAAGAAACATGGACACAGGTATTGTGGGTTAGAAAGCTGATGACTTGTTATACAGCATCctaacattttctctctctttcattccaACCCcttgtctttatcttttttttttaacctttttttaaaaatttatttatttttggctgagttgggtcttcgttgctgcacgtgggctttctctagttgcagtgagtggcgGCTGCTCtacattgcggtgcgcgggcttctcatcgctgtggcttctcttgttgcagagcacgggctctaggcgcgcgggcttcggtagttgtggctcacaggctccagagcgcaggctcagtagttgtggcgcacgggcttagttgctccacggcatgtgggatcttcccggaccagggatcaaacccgtgacacctgcattagcaggcggacacccaaccactgcgccatcagggacgttcttgtcttttatttttcagccCTTCTCTTGGACTTTGGATGATTGACTAATCTTGATTCTCCTCGTATTACCCCATTAGTACACTAAGAATGTTTAAACAGACTcac belongs to Pseudorca crassidens isolate mPseCra1 chromosome 2, mPseCra1.hap1, whole genome shotgun sequence and includes:
- the PRPF38B gene encoding pre-mRNA-splicing factor 38B, coding for MANNSPALTGNSQPQHQAAAAAAQQQQQCGGGGATKPAVSGKQGNVLPLWGNEKTMNLNPMILTNILSSPYFKVQLYELKTYHEVVDEIYFKVTHVEPWEKGSRKTAGQTGMCGGVRGVGTGGIVSTAFCLLYKLFTLKLTRKQVMGLITHTDSPYIRALGFMYIRYTQPPTDLWDWFESFLDDEEDLDVKAGGGCVMTIGEMLRSFLTKLEWFSTLFPRIPVPVQKNIDQQIKTRPRKIKKDGKESAEEIDRHVERRRSRSPRRSLSPRRSPRRSRSRSHHREGHGSSSFDRELEREKERQRLEREAKEREKERRRSRSIDRGLERRHSRSRERHRSRSRSRDRKGDRRDRDREREKENERGRRRDRDYDKERGNDREKERSRERSKERRSRGEVEEKKYKEDKDDRRHRDDKKDSKKEKKHSRSRSRERKHRSRSRSRNAGKRSRSRSKEKSSKHKNESKEKSNKRSRSGSQGRTDSVEKSRKREHSPSKEKSRKRSRSKERSHKRDHSDSKDQSDKHDRRRSQSIEPESQEKQHKNKEETV